Genomic window (Sulfurovum sp. NBC37-1):
CGTTACTTGAAAGTTTTGTCAATATAGAAGCCAGATCGATATTCCCGTCTCCATGTGTCAGTATCTTGCTCAGGGCAGTCGTGATATTCTCAAGATCAAGCCCTGTTGTTGCATCATCGCTATTGCCCTCTATTAACGAGGCACCCATCTTAAAAAGTTCATTCATATCCATCTACTCTCCTTTATGTTTTGTTTCTGCCATTTTTTTGACATTTTCCAGTAATTCCAGGAATTCATCGGCAGTACCGAAACCCTGCACCATTTCTATCACCTTGTCTCCATCCGAATTGATGAAATAGAACGAAGGTGTTCCCAGATGTTTGATCCCCAAAGGCAGTTTTTCGATCAGAAAGTTTTTCTTGACAAAAACAAAATCTTTGTTAAGCGCTTCCTTTACCTTATCTTCTACCATCACTTCTCTGTCCATACGTATACACCCGCGGCAGAAAGAGATGTAACCTTCGATCAGAATAATTTTATTCTGCTTCTTGGCGATCTTTTTGGCTTCCTCATAACTGTAACGTTTCACACTGTGTGCCACAGTCATTTTCTCGGAATAGCCATAGATAAAATCCGTCAATGCTTCGACCTCATCTTCGTCAAGCTGCCCTTTCATACTTGGCATCACCTCGAAAAAACGCGTAAATTCATCAGGTAAGACACCTTTGTCTCTGGTCGGTGCATTCAAATAGTCGGTCAGCCACTCCTCTATCTGGAATTTCTGCCCCTCCGCATCAAGCGCACGGTCACCGACCTGGTCTTTGATCATGAACGACATCTCTGTCAGCGTTGGCGCAGTCAGGTTCAAGTCTTTGTTGTCATGTTTTGCATTGGCTATGATTTTGTTCTGGGGAACATAGTATTGGTGGCAGGAAGCGCACTTCTGCTTGAAGACTTTTTCTCCCGACAGGGCAAAAAGGAAACTGTTCAGTAATATAAATGTTATAAAAACCGATCTCATTGTGACGCCTACACTAATTTGATACTGTCTTCAAGCAGAACGATCTTTTTGGCTTCTATCAGAGCGGTCAACGTACGTTTGAAGTTCTTTTTGCTCAACCCGAACACTTTTTTTATCTCTTCTGCATCACTTTTGTAGGTAAAGGGAAGCTCACCGTCCGCCTCTTTAAGGAGTTCCAAAATACTTCCTTCGGCTTCACCTATCTTTGCCTGTTTGCCTATGGGTTGTAATGAAAGGTCAAGCTTTCCGTCTTTACGAACGGTCTTGATATAGACCTTCTTACGGTCCCCTACTTTCACGGGCTCAAAGATCTCATTGGAGAACAGCATCCCTTCATACTGGTTGTCCGCGATCACTTTATAGCCAAGTGGCGTCTGGGCCAGCACAATGGCATCAAGCACTTTGTTCTGATGCAAGCCTTTCATTTCACGGTTGAAATATTTGCCGATCTTCTGTGTTCCGTAAAGCCGTCCGGTCTGCTCATCGAGACAGACACGCAGCAGGTATTTCTTGCCGATGTTAAAATGTTCCTTCTGCTGGGAGAGCGGCACAAAAAGGTCTTTGGGGAGCCCCCAGTTAACAAATGCTCCGTAGGGTTTGTAGTCCACCACGGTAAAGTAACCGTACTCGCCGAGTTTTGCATACGGCATCTTCGTCGTCGCTACGGGACGGTCCTCGCTATCCGTATAGACAAAGATATCCAGAAGCGAGCCCATAGGCATCTCATCTTCCATAATGTAGACATTGGGAAGCAGTACCTCTTCATAATCTTTGGAGGCAAGATAATATCCGAAGTCAGTATCGCGCTCTATCTTTAGGGTATTGACCTCACCTATCTTTATATGTTCGTTCTGGGTTTTTGTTTCTGTCATGGGTTATTCCGTTTTTGTCTGGTTTCGTGATACTCTCACGTTTTGCTGCTATTATAGCGGTTTTTGAGGGTATATACAATCTAATAGGCAATTTACCTGACGATTTTAAATGAAACAATGTATAATTGATAGTTTGAATTGCTGACCAATGGCAACTAAGTTAATTGCGTCAGTGATATATGATAAAAAAGGTGAGGAAGAATGAGAAATTTACTATTTGTAGTGCTATTGAGCAGCTTTGTCTGGTCAAGTATTGGTTATGTAAGTAATTTTAAAGGGAGTGCAGACATCGTACGCAGTATGAATACCCTGAAAGTAAAAAACGGTACGAAAATAAAGGTGAAAGATAAAATTATCACTCAGGAGAAGTCACGTGTAAAAGTAATTTTAGAAGATAACACTGTTGTGACTATCGGTGCCAATTCTACTTTTGTATTTGATCGTTATAAATTTGGGACCAGAGATAACAGTGTGGCAGATATGCATATTGAACGAGGTTTTTTTCGTAGTGTATCCGGAAAAATAGGCAAACTGGCACCGGAGCATTTTAAAGTCAAAACTATTATGTCGACTATAGGAATACGCGGTACCGACTTTAGTGCGGCACTTGCAGACACATTTGAACTTTACAAGTGTTACAAAGGAAAGATAAGTGTCCTGCATAACGGAAAAACTTACATTGTAGCGGAGGGTGAGCAGTTACGTCTGGAAAAAGAGTCATTCAGTTCTGTTGCCCCGTTTAAGTTTTATGTGGGAGCCGGTACGATTTACAATAGAACCTACTCGGTTGACTCGGGCTGGTTCGATGACGGTATTGCTACACAGGATGAAACAGGCGGTATCTCTTTGATCGCCGGATATCAATTTAATGATTATCTTGCTCTGGAAACCCGTATCACTACAACATTTTATGAGAGGAACTATGCTGACCTGACTGCCTACAGTATGTTTCTGAAGCCTCAGTACCCTGTAACGGACACATTCAGTGTTTATGGACTTTTAGGCTTTGGAAAAGTTAAAGTAGAAGGTTCAAAAGGAGACAGTTTTCCCGGCGCACATACTGATATGATAGGCAAAACAATATTGGACGATACCCAATTCCAATGGGGAATCGGGGTCAGCTACAATGTTACAGATAATTTTTCAATATTTGCAGATTATACCTCATTGGCAAATGATGCGGACATAGATTCCACCCTGTACAGTTATGATCCTGCGGTATATCATAAGTTGAGTGTTGACGGTGTTACTGTAGGGTTACTCTATAGTTTCTGATCACTATACAAATAATATATGAGATCACTGCCCAAGTATAGCATTGTCCTACTTTTTGCTCTGCTTCTTTCCTGGGCCTATCTTTTCCCACCCCAGCTGTTTATTTCACTCAATACAGAAATAAGTGATTTCTTTTTCCGTATGCGGGGGAATATTCCCCAAAGCCAAAAGGTTGTGATAGTAGATATAGATGAGGCCTCTTTGGAAAAATATGGACAGTGGCCATGGTCACGATTGAGAGTATCTGAGCTTATCCGCAAGATAAATGATGCCGGAGCTGGTATCATAGGATTGGATATTATTTTTGCCGAATCGGACAAAACTTCACCACACAGCATTGCTTCCAAACTTAAAACAGATATTAAAAACCTGGATGACTATGATCAAATACTGAGAGAAACATTTATTGCCACACCTACAATAGGAGGATATTTTTTCAGGTTTGATAAAAAAACCCCTGAAAAGGCACCGGTCGTACCGGCTGTATTTATCGAAAAAGGATTGCTGAACAATTACACAATACCTCAGCCCAAAGGTGTTGTTTTAAATATCGATATATTACAGGAGAGTCTATATTCAAGCGGTTTTTTGAATAATATACCCGACACAGACGGTATGGTACGTTCCGTCCCTTTGATCATGCGCTATGAAGGAACGATCTACCCCTCGCTTGCACTTGAACTTTTGCGTATTTACAGTCATACAAAAGAGGTGACTGTTGTAGGTGATGAGATCGGGGTGAAAAAGATAGAGCTTGGTACCTTCCATATTCCTACAGATTTTGCAGGTCGTTTATATGTCAATTACAGGAGCAAAAGAGGCTATTTCAAATATATCAGTGCGGCCGACATACTTCAGGATCATTTTGACATCAAAGATATTGCCGGAAAATTTGTTCTGGTGGGCACTTCCGCTATAGGCCTTGCCGACTTGAAAGCGATGCCCCTGGACAATGTCATTCCCGGGGTTGAAATACAGGCCAATACTCTGGACAATATGCTTCAGGGCGATTATCTGCACGAGCCATTCAACAAAGTGATCTATGATCTTTTGATCCTGTGGTGTATCATTTTCGTTTTCTCCTATATTTTTTTCAATACCAGAGTATGGCTGCTGGCACCAGCATTTATGCTTTCTTTTATTTTGCTGTATGAAATCTTTTTTTACCTCTTTTTTGATCAGGGTATAGTGCTTAATCTCTTTTTTCCTCTTGTAGCACTTTTCGGTACATTTGGTTTGACAGCAGGATACAATTACTTCAGTACTTCAAAACAGAAAGAATCTATACAGCGTATTTTTGCCAAAAAAGTTTCAAAAGCTGTTATGAATGATTTGCTCAAACATAAAAACAACAAAATTTTGGAAGCACACGAACAGGAAGTCGCTATATTTTTCAGCGATATACGAAAATTTACAACTATTTCCGAAACACTTGATTCATCACAAAAAGTCGTAGCATTACTAAATCGCTATGTCACACCTATGGTAGAGGATATTTCCAGGCATGAAGGTACCGTGGACAAGTTTATCGGAGATTCCATAATGGCATATTGGAATGCACCCAACAATGTGGCTGACTATATGGACAAAGCCGTTCAATCCGCACTCAGTCAGATAGCATTACTTGAAGCACTCAATCATGATCTGAATGTCGAGTTTGGCGTGAAACTAAAAATCGGTATAGGCATACATACCGGTTTGGTAACGGTAGGGGAAATGGGTTCTCTTGAGCGATCGGATTATACCATCATCGGAGACAATGTGAATATAGCTTCCCGAATAGAGGAGCTGAACAAACTTTACGATACGACGCTCATTATCTCATACGCTGCAAAAGAGAGGTTGAAAAAAACATATACCATACGCTCACTGGATATTGTCCGGCTGAGAGGGCAGCAAAAGGCCATAGAGATATTTGAAGTACTCTCTTCGGGTATTGACGAAAAAGTACAGAAGGAACTTGAGCATTACAATAAAGCACTGACTCACTACAGGAAAGGAGAACTCCGCCGTGCTGCGGCTGAATTTGAAAAACTGTATGCCCGATACAAAAATAAACTTTATCGTCTCTATCTTGATCGCTGCGCAGTCTATTTCAACCATCCTGAGAAAGATTTCGATCTTGTCTATACCGGAGAAACGACCTTTTGAGTTTTGGCGTTTTCCACAGCCGAAGACAGCTGCAATGCAAATGTTTTGATGCTTTCCTGATCGTATGTATCAAAAGCGATGGTTTCGTTATAGATATTTCTTTTGTTCATCACCTGTAAAATACCCAGCAGATTGTTCTTTTGATCCAATACAGGCTCCATCACTATAGACTGTGTGCGGTAGCCTGTTTTTTGATCAAACATTTTTATCTCCTCAAAGCCACTGGTATCGTGTGTATAAATATCGTTTGAAACAAACGCTTCTTTTTTTGTATCGAACATAGACAGCAGACTGCTGTTCAATTTCATATATTCGGCATATACGGGTGCATTTTTTTTCGTTGCTCTGCTTGCTTTTAGTTTCAAAGTATTGTTTGAAAAAATACCGCACTGCAACGCTTTTTCCCGCGTATTGGCAAGGTAGAGCGAAGCTGCATCGGCATGGGTGAGGTTCATCGCATGTTCCAAAATATTTTCAAACAGTTCGATCCGGTCTACTGTATTATCAGGTATGGCTTGAAGCAGTTTGAACAGACTGCTTAAATAATTTCTGTCATTGTAATACAACTCCAGATTCCTGGTACTCTGACGTTTCTCCATAGGTGTAAATAGATCAAGTATGTCACCTGTCTTTAAACGCTTACCGCCATTTTTAAGCAAATCCAATTCCGAAAGTTCGTTATCTATCTGTTGTGTATGTCTTGGTTTTTGGTGATAGGTATAGATTGAAACATCATCCCGTTCGAGAGAAGAGAACATCTGCTCAAGCAGTTTTGGCGTCAAGTGTTTGGTCATATGGGCAAGGTCTTCTTCTGTAGAGGGCAATGAAATATCGATGAGCAAAGAAGAGATATTTTTATCATTATTTAACAATGCTATCAGTTCATCGTTAAGATAGGTATCACCACTGAAGAGAAAAGCCCTATCCTCCTTCTCTACTTTGAATCCGCAGGTAGGAACGGTATGGTTTGCCTTGACTGCAGTCATTTTAATATTGTCTACGGTAATAGTCTGACCATATTCGATAGGTATGAATTTCAACGAAAATTCATTATTGATATGTTTTATGTTTGCAAAGTTCGGAGAGATATTCCAATTGAAAAGATACTGCTTGAGAGTATCTAGATTTTCTTTCAACGCATACACTTTAAGAGGTTTTGTTCTACAGTTGAAATAACTGTCAATAATAAAAGGGAGATCTACGATATGATCAAAATGCGTATGGGTAATAAAAACATGTTCGATCTTGCAGCATTCTTCTCCCATACTCTTTATAATGTTACCCGCATCGATAACAATGTTTTTTTCTATTAAAAATGATGTAGCATCACCTTTATGTGAATAACTGCCGTCAGCACCCAGTACTTTTATCATATCTTCCCTTCATAAATATAGAAGACACCGCTCATAATAGATGCCCTCAGACATGTAGTATAACACAAATTAACACCAAATTCAGTATAATGACTTTGTTCTTCAGTGCGATTCAGATAAAAGGTATATTGAATAAAAATGAAAACTTTTAATACATACTATGAAAACCATGAAACATTGCAAACTTTTGTTGAGATACACAGCATACAGGACGCACCTTCCCTTTTAATCCAGGTATTTACCTCGGAAAACAATCCATCTTACATTCAAAAACTTCTCAATGAACTGACTGCCTTCTTACCCCAGGCTGTCATTATCGGGAGCACTACAGATGGTGAGATAATGAATGGAAAAGTCTCTACACGCAAAACGGTATTGAGTTTCACCCGGTTTGAACACACGCAGCTTAAAGCAGATGCAGCCATACATCAAAAAAATGGCTATTTTTCAGGTCAGGACCTGGCAAAATCATTAATCCGGGAAGATACCAGACTGCTTATTGCCTTTGTAGATGGCCTTCACACCAATGGAGAAGCATTTCTAAGCGGTATTGATTCCGTTTCTGGTGACGTCATCGTCTCAGGAGGCCTGGCCGGAGACAATGGATCTCTTACAGAAACATACGTATTTACAAAAGACCATATCATTCAAAAAGGCGCAGTAGCAGTATCGTTCAGCAGTCATTCCCTGATAATACACAATGCCTACAATTTTAACTGGTACACAATAGGGAAAGAACTGACGGTTACCCACGCTGCAGATAACCGTGTCTACACCATAAACAACAAACCGGCTACTGAAATCTACAGTTACTATCTGGGTGAAGAGGTAGCAGCAGTACTGCCTTCCATAGGTATTGAGTTTCCTCTTATTACTGTACGTAACGGTATCGAGGTTGCACGTACAATAGTATCTAAAGAAGATGACGGTTCCCTGGTATTTACCGGTAATTTGCACACAGGGGAGAAAGTACAGTTCGGATACGGCAATACATTGGATCTGTTAACACATGCAGGAGATATATATCATCAACTGCAGAGAAAACCTTCCGAAGCAATTTTCATCTATTCCTGTGGGGCACGCAAACATATTATGCCAGATATGATTCACAAAGAGATAGAGCCGTTACAGGCCATAGCCCCCACTTCCGGATTTTTTACGTATGGCGAATTCTATACAGACAAAAGAAAAGAATTGTTAAATCAAACTATGACGATTGTTTCCCTGAGTGAAGAGGTTACCATATCAGAATCCAAAACACTTCCGTCATTGCATACTGACAGTAAATTTTCCATCATGGATGCACTCACAAATCTGTTGAACAGAACAAATCAGGAACGTATGGAAGAAGACTTAATTGCACTTGAAAAGTCGCAAGATGGTATTTTGGTTCTTGAAAATGATACATTTCTTCAATGCAACCAAAAAATACTTGATATGTTCGGGTACAGTACCACAGAAAATTTTGTCAAGGCATATCCCCATAAGCTTTTCCCGGGAAAACAGCCTGATGGTAGCTATTCATCAGTAAAAATGGAGAAAATGAAGGCACTGACAAAAAAAAATGGAAGCCATCAGTTTGAATGTCTGAATGTAAAGCAAAACGGAGAACCTTTCTGGGTAAATATCATTCTTAGCTACCGTATGATTAACGAAAAAGAGATTTTCCATATGGTCTATCGGAACGTTACCGATAAAAAGAATCAGGAAAATGAAAACAGTTTCATTACAAACCGTATGGAGTTGGCTCTTGCGGGAAGCAAAACTGCTGTTTTGGACTGGGACTTTCGTGACAACAGTATGTATATTTCTCCCAGTTGGAAAGAGATGCTTGGATTTAGGGATGATGAACTGCCGAATGCTCCCTCAAGCTGGTTCAGACGTGCTCACACGGAGGACAAAAAAACTATTTTGGCCATGTTGAGAGAACATGAAAAAAATAAAATACGCTTTTTTGAAAGCAACCACCGCCTCAAACATAAAGATGGCCATTGGGTCTGGGTTTTAGGTAGAGCACAAATACTCTTTGACGAAAACGGAAAAAAGGTTCGTATGATCGGTACGCATACCGATATCACTAAAGAAAAAGAATCACAGATCAAGTATTTTCAGCAGGTACAGATCATGGAACAAATCCATGACGGTATTGTCACTACAGACCTGGAGGGAAACGTAACCAGCTGGAACAAGGGTGCAGAAGAACTGTTCGGATACAGCCAGAGTGAAATAATAGGGAAACACATTTCTCTGATTTATCGCAAAAAAGATATTCCGGGCATCAAAGAGCGTATTCGTGCATCACTGGAAGAGACAGGTCTTTACCAAGGTGATTTGACCTTTATTACAAAATCCAAAAAAATCATACCGGTATCTCTGTCTCTTTCTTTATTGAAGGATGAGCACGGAAATGTAGCGGGAAGGATAGGTATAAACCAGGATATCACCCAACGTAAAAAAGATGAAAAATCTCTCCTGAAAGCCAAACGAAAAGCAGAAGAATCAGCCAAATCAAAATCTGAATTCCTTGCCAATATGAGCCACGAGATCAGAACCCCGTTGAGTGCTATTTTAGGTTTTATCGATTTGCTTAAAAAAGAAAATATAGAAAAAAAAGCAAAAGAATATGTTGATATTATTGATACTTCCAGCAAAGGATTGCTGAAAATTATAGAAGATATTTTAGATTTTTCAAAAATAGAAAGCGGAAAACTCGAAATTGACAAAATAGACTTTAGTCCCAAAATAGAATTCGAAACCATCATACATCTTTTTCTTGCAAAATGTGCGGAAAAAGACATTGCCTTAACGCTGATTCTGGATGAAAGTCTTCCGGAAACCATCCATACTGATCCGTTGAGAATAAAACAGATTATTTCCAACCTCCTGAGTAATGCAATTAAATTTACGGATCAAGGCAAAAAAATAACCGTTACCATCAACTACAAAAACGGCTTCTTGAATGTATCTGTTAAGGATGAGGGAAAAGGCATAGCCAAAGAAAAACTTTCTCACATATTTGAATCTTTTGCCCAGGAAGACAGTTCAACGACAAGAGAATACGGTGGAACCGGCCTGGGACTGACAATATCTTACAGACTTGTCAAAATTTTGGGCGGAGAACTGCATGTCAAAAGTAAGGTAGGTGCCGGAAGCGAGTTTTATTTTTCCATTAAAGTTTCAGAAGGTAAAGATATTTTGAAAACAAAAGAGTCTATGGGAAAAATGACATTCGATAACAAAAAAGTTCTTTTGGTAGAAGATGTCAAGACCAATCAACTCTTTATGTCTATCATATTGGAAGGATTGCATTTTGAAGTTGCTACGGCAGATAACGGTATAGAAGCAGTAGAGGCATTCAAGCAAAACAGCTATGATCTCATTTTGATGGATGAGCATATGCCAAAAATGAACGGCATAGAGGCTACCAAACAGATTCTGGCCATAGAGGGTGAAAATAATTTGCCGCATACGCCGATCATTGCTTTAACTGCCAATGCCATCAAAGGCGACAGGGAGAGATTTTTAAAAGCCGGCATGGATGAGTATGTCACAAAACCCATCAATCAAAATATTTTTGTTAAAGTCTTAAGAAAAGTTTTGTTTGCATAGGTATTAAAATTCAGATTATAAGGCAGAAATTATTCTACTCTATTTGCTCCATATGCTTCGCAAATGCATCCGGTTTAATGAATCCTGTCAGGGTCTTTTCCGGCAGGTAATTGTTCTTTTTGTCAAAGAAGATGATGTTGGGCGTACCAAAAAGTTCGAACTTCTTCAAAAGTGCTTTGTCATCTTCGGTATTGTCCGTCAGGTCTATCTTGATAAAGGTGAACTTTTTCAATGCTTCCTGCACTTTGGGATCAGGGAAGGTGATTTCTTCAAGTTCGGTACATGCCGTACAGGAATCTTTTCCGAAATCGACCACCACCGGCTTGTCCGAAGCCACTACCTCTTTGAGGAGACGGTCGATGCTGTAACCTCGATGGCTGGACTTGTCTTCTTTGACTGCTACCATCGCTGTTCCGCCACCCGAAGTGAATTTCTCAAACGGTCTCAACATCGAATCGGCACCACTGATGGCACCGACAAAAAGAGAAGCACCGTACAGCATGAAAACAACTGCAAGCAACTGTACCAGTTTCTTCATCCCTTTCTTGGTGCTGCTCGGGTCGAACACACCCATATAGAGCGCCGAACCTATAAAGAGCAGTGACCAGAGTATCAGGGTAACGCTGTCAGGAAGTATGCGCGAGAGCATAAAGATACCCAGTCCGAGCATCATTACACCAAACACCTGCGACACAACCGTCATCCATCCGCCGGGCTTCGGCATGAACTTGCCTGCACCGATACCCACAAGCAGTAACGGCATGCCCATTCCCATACTCATGATGAAAAGTGCTGTTCCGCCCAGTAGGGCATCACCCGTATGGGAAATGAAGAGTACAGCCCCGCCCAGCGGCGGTGCAACGCACGGTCCGACAATGAGCGCAGAGAGAAGACCCATGACCGCCGTACCGACAATACCGCCCTTCTGTCCGGCTTCATCACTTACTGAAGAGAGTTTGGACTGCCAGGAAGCCGGGAGACCTATCTCATAGTAACCAAAGAGTGAGAACGCCAGAGCAACGAACATCAAAGCGAAAATAGTCAGGACCCATGGGTTCTGCATGGCCGTCTGTATGTCCGCCCCCAAAAGTCCGGCGATCACTCCGACAACCGTGTAGGTCAATGCCATAGCGACCACATAGACGAGCGAGGTGAAGAAGGCTTTCCCCACACTCGGTTTTTCATTCCCCGACTGGGAGACAATAATGGAGGAAAGTATCGGAATCATTGGGAAAACACAGGGAGTCAGGGCCAGCAGCAAACCGAATATAAAGAAGAGGATAATAATAAAAAGTGAACTCTCACTTCCAAGAACATCAGCGATCTTGGCAGTGTTCCCCTCCTGTGTCAATGAAGAGATCTTGTCAAAGAATCCAGCTTTGGCACCTTTGAAAGTGAAAGATTTTCTGAATGGCTGATAACAGATACCTTTGTCAGAACACCCGACAACCTCGATCTCGAGGGTATAGTCGCCTTTAACCTTCCGGGTGATCTCTTTTACCGGGATATTAACGACAAGTTCTTTTTCATAGACCATGTCACCGTCGAACTCATGTGCGGGAGGAAGAGCAGGTTTCAGGTCTATCTTTGTAGGAGAAACGATGCGGTACTTCAGGTCATCCTTATAGATATGTATCTTGTCAGCGAGTGTGATCTTTGTTTCGATCACATTGTCTTTTTGTACCGCAGAGATATGAAACGCCTCTTCTGGCTGTAAAAACTTGTTTTTCTTCAGTGCCGAACTGAAACCGCCAAATACCAAACCACTAAAAAGTACACTCAATATAAGTAACTTTTTGATCAAATTCTGCATTTTCTCTCTTTTCATAGTAAACTTTTATAGTATTCTATTGTACTATTTGTGTATATGCTGTGTAATGTCAGCTATTTGTGGCGTTATAATAGCAAAAATGGATTAATCATTTATCAATAAGAGGACAAAATGGCCAATCATCTCAAGAACGAACACTCTCCCTATCTTCAACAACATGCCGACAATCCTGTAGACTGGTATCCCTGGGGCGAAGAGGCTTTCAAAAAAGCACATGATGAGCATAAGCCCATCTTTCTCTCTATAGGATACAGTTCCTGCCACTGGTGTCATGTAATGGAACACGAATCGTTCCAGGATGAAAAGACTGCGAAGATCCTGAACAA
Coding sequences:
- a CDS encoding CHASE2 domain-containing protein: MRSLPKYSIVLLFALLLSWAYLFPPQLFISLNTEISDFFFRMRGNIPQSQKVVIVDIDEASLEKYGQWPWSRLRVSELIRKINDAGAGIIGLDIIFAESDKTSPHSIASKLKTDIKNLDDYDQILRETFIATPTIGGYFFRFDKKTPEKAPVVPAVFIEKGLLNNYTIPQPKGVVLNIDILQESLYSSGFLNNIPDTDGMVRSVPLIMRYEGTIYPSLALELLRIYSHTKEVTVVGDEIGVKKIELGTFHIPTDFAGRLYVNYRSKRGYFKYISAADILQDHFDIKDIAGKFVLVGTSAIGLADLKAMPLDNVIPGVEIQANTLDNMLQGDYLHEPFNKVIYDLLILWCIIFVFSYIFFNTRVWLLAPAFMLSFILLYEIFFYLFFDQGIVLNLFFPLVALFGTFGLTAGYNYFSTSKQKESIQRIFAKKVSKAVMNDLLKHKNNKILEAHEQEVAIFFSDIRKFTTISETLDSSQKVVALLNRYVTPMVEDISRHEGTVDKFIGDSIMAYWNAPNNVADYMDKAVQSALSQIALLEALNHDLNVEFGVKLKIGIGIHTGLVTVGEMGSLERSDYTIIGDNVNIASRIEELNKLYDTTLIISYAAKERLKKTYTIRSLDIVRLRGQQKAIEIFEVLSSGIDEKVQKELEHYNKALTHYRKGELRRAAAEFEKLYARYKNKLYRLYLDRCAVYFNHPEKDFDLVYTGETTF
- a CDS encoding outer membrane beta-barrel protein codes for the protein MRNLLFVVLLSSFVWSSIGYVSNFKGSADIVRSMNTLKVKNGTKIKVKDKIITQEKSRVKVILEDNTVVTIGANSTFVFDRYKFGTRDNSVADMHIERGFFRSVSGKIGKLAPEHFKVKTIMSTIGIRGTDFSAALADTFELYKCYKGKISVLHNGKTYIVAEGEQLRLEKESFSSVAPFKFYVGAGTIYNRTYSVDSGWFDDGIATQDETGGISLIAGYQFNDYLALETRITTTFYERNYADLTAYSMFLKPQYPVTDTFSVYGLLGFGKVKVEGSKGDSFPGAHTDMIGKTILDDTQFQWGIGVSYNVTDNFSIFADYTSLANDADIDSTLYSYDPAVYHKLSVDGVTVGLLYSF
- a CDS encoding MBL fold metallo-hydrolase, with translation MIKVLGADGSYSHKGDATSFLIEKNIVIDAGNIIKSMGEECCKIEHVFITHTHFDHIVDLPFIIDSYFNCRTKPLKVYALKENLDTLKQYLFNWNISPNFANIKHINNEFSLKFIPIEYGQTITVDNIKMTAVKANHTVPTCGFKVEKEDRAFLFSGDTYLNDELIALLNNDKNISSLLIDISLPSTEEDLAHMTKHLTPKLLEQMFSSLERDDVSIYTYHQKPRHTQQIDNELSELDLLKNGGKRLKTGDILDLFTPMEKRQSTRNLELYYNDRNYLSSLFKLLQAIPDNTVDRIELFENILEHAMNLTHADAASLYLANTREKALQCGIFSNNTLKLKASRATKKNAPVYAEYMKLNSSLLSMFDTKKEAFVSNDIYTHDTSGFEEIKMFDQKTGYRTQSIVMEPVLDQKNNLLGILQVMNKRNIYNETIAFDTYDQESIKTFALQLSSAVENAKTQKVVSPV
- a CDS encoding CvfB family protein, producing MTETKTQNEHIKIGEVNTLKIERDTDFGYYLASKDYEEVLLPNVYIMEDEMPMGSLLDIFVYTDSEDRPVATTKMPYAKLGEYGYFTVVDYKPYGAFVNWGLPKDLFVPLSQQKEHFNIGKKYLLRVCLDEQTGRLYGTQKIGKYFNREMKGLHQNKVLDAIVLAQTPLGYKVIADNQYEGMLFSNEIFEPVKVGDRKKVYIKTVRKDGKLDLSLQPIGKQAKIGEAEGSILELLKEADGELPFTYKSDAEEIKKVFGLSKKNFKRTLTALIEAKKIVLLEDSIKLV
- a CDS encoding thioredoxin family protein; the encoded protein is MRSVFITFILLNSFLFALSGEKVFKQKCASCHQYYVPQNKIIANAKHDNKDLNLTAPTLTEMSFMIKDQVGDRALDAEGQKFQIEEWLTDYLNAPTRDKGVLPDEFTRFFEVMPSMKGQLDEDEVEALTDFIYGYSEKMTVAHSVKRYSYEEAKKIAKKQNKIILIEGYISFCRGCIRMDREVMVEDKVKEALNKDFVFVKKNFLIEKLPLGIKHLGTPSFYFINSDGDKVIEMVQGFGTADEFLELLENVKKMAETKHKGE
- a CDS encoding PAS domain S-box protein, whose amino-acid sequence is MKTFNTYYENHETLQTFVEIHSIQDAPSLLIQVFTSENNPSYIQKLLNELTAFLPQAVIIGSTTDGEIMNGKVSTRKTVLSFTRFEHTQLKADAAIHQKNGYFSGQDLAKSLIREDTRLLIAFVDGLHTNGEAFLSGIDSVSGDVIVSGGLAGDNGSLTETYVFTKDHIIQKGAVAVSFSSHSLIIHNAYNFNWYTIGKELTVTHAADNRVYTINNKPATEIYSYYLGEEVAAVLPSIGIEFPLITVRNGIEVARTIVSKEDDGSLVFTGNLHTGEKVQFGYGNTLDLLTHAGDIYHQLQRKPSEAIFIYSCGARKHIMPDMIHKEIEPLQAIAPTSGFFTYGEFYTDKRKELLNQTMTIVSLSEEVTISESKTLPSLHTDSKFSIMDALTNLLNRTNQERMEEDLIALEKSQDGILVLENDTFLQCNQKILDMFGYSTTENFVKAYPHKLFPGKQPDGSYSSVKMEKMKALTKKNGSHQFECLNVKQNGEPFWVNIILSYRMINEKEIFHMVYRNVTDKKNQENENSFITNRMELALAGSKTAVLDWDFRDNSMYISPSWKEMLGFRDDELPNAPSSWFRRAHTEDKKTILAMLREHEKNKIRFFESNHRLKHKDGHWVWVLGRAQILFDENGKKVRMIGTHTDITKEKESQIKYFQQVQIMEQIHDGIVTTDLEGNVTSWNKGAEELFGYSQSEIIGKHISLIYRKKDIPGIKERIRASLEETGLYQGDLTFITKSKKIIPVSLSLSLLKDEHGNVAGRIGINQDITQRKKDEKSLLKAKRKAEESAKSKSEFLANMSHEIRTPLSAILGFIDLLKKENIEKKAKEYVDIIDTSSKGLLKIIEDILDFSKIESGKLEIDKIDFSPKIEFETIIHLFLAKCAEKDIALTLILDESLPETIHTDPLRIKQIISNLLSNAIKFTDQGKKITVTINYKNGFLNVSVKDEGKGIAKEKLSHIFESFAQEDSSTTREYGGTGLGLTISYRLVKILGGELHVKSKVGAGSEFYFSIKVSEGKDILKTKESMGKMTFDNKKVLLVEDVKTNQLFMSIILEGLHFEVATADNGIEAVEAFKQNSYDLILMDEHMPKMNGIEATKQILAIEGENNLPHTPIIALTANAIKGDRERFLKAGMDEYVTKPINQNIFVKVLRKVLFA